A window of the Nitrosococcus wardiae genome harbors these coding sequences:
- the lon gene encoding endopeptidase La encodes MEHSTYPTLPLKNTVLFPHLVLPLSVGRSGSIAAVETALASEDKLIAVFPQTNPRTEEPTEDDLFRFGTVGIIKKMARSGDTVQILVQGIERVERLEVAQSEPYLSLKVATLSEPSDTGTEIEALHRTVIELAGRMIELVQPQVQVSIHHIISDVEKPLHQIYLLTSVLSLDFDKEKELLGASTQAEALHLMYRYLNHEVQVLEVRQKITSTAQTEIDKKQREYVLRQQLEAIQEELGEKNPEQAEISELRRRMEETELPELVRKEVEKELTRLERMPSAAPDYQLTRGYVELALELPWNKTTEDRLDLKRAREILDEDHFDLEDVKERIIEHLAVMKLNPEAKSPILCFVGPPGVGKTSVGQSIARALGRKFERMSLGGLHDEAELRGHRRTYIGAMPGRIVRAIRRAGYKNPLLMLDEIDKLGRDFRGDPAAALLEVLDPAQNVEFHDNYLDLPFDLSKVFFVTTANTLDTIPRPLLDRMEVLRLPGYSDEEKQHIARRYLIGRQIREAGLSEIQLSIPDETLSYLIRRYTREAGVRELERVLGRIARKVATQVAAGQTQPVTVTPKELVELLGPERFFAEEVRQQLPPGVAAGLAWTEAGGDILYVEAALLPEGKGLTLTGQLGNIMQESAKAAQSYLWSHTEEFKINQKTVRESGVHIHVPAGAIPKDGPSAGVTMATALTSAYTHWPVRNDTAMTGEITLSGLVLPVGGIKEKVLAAHRGGIRQVILPKENEKDLRELPEHVRQSIQFILAERIEEVLTAAIPELNRLHNRGAA; translated from the coding sequence ATGGAACACAGCACCTATCCAACACTGCCGCTAAAAAATACTGTCCTCTTTCCCCACTTGGTTCTTCCCCTCTCAGTGGGACGCTCAGGATCCATAGCTGCAGTGGAGACCGCACTGGCCAGCGAAGATAAACTGATTGCCGTTTTTCCCCAAACCAATCCCCGGACCGAAGAACCGACAGAAGACGATCTGTTCCGCTTTGGCACGGTGGGCATAATCAAAAAGATGGCCCGCAGCGGGGACACGGTCCAAATTCTAGTGCAGGGAATAGAGCGCGTGGAACGGTTGGAAGTGGCCCAATCAGAACCTTATCTTTCCCTGAAAGTCGCCACCCTCTCTGAACCCTCAGATACGGGTACTGAAATCGAAGCCTTGCACCGAACCGTCATCGAGCTTGCTGGCAGAATGATCGAACTGGTACAACCCCAGGTTCAAGTCAGTATTCACCACATCATTTCCGACGTCGAAAAACCCCTTCACCAGATCTATCTCCTCACCTCTGTCCTGTCGCTGGATTTTGACAAGGAGAAAGAACTGCTGGGGGCCTCCACCCAAGCTGAAGCCTTGCATTTGATGTACCGTTACCTCAACCATGAAGTGCAGGTCTTGGAGGTGCGTCAAAAAATCACCAGCACAGCCCAGACCGAGATAGATAAAAAGCAGCGGGAATATGTGCTGCGCCAACAGTTAGAAGCCATCCAAGAAGAGTTGGGAGAGAAAAACCCTGAACAGGCCGAAATCAGCGAATTGCGCCGGCGAATGGAAGAGACCGAGCTCCCCGAACTGGTGCGTAAAGAAGTGGAAAAAGAACTTACCCGATTGGAACGGATGCCTTCGGCTGCCCCCGATTATCAGTTGACCCGCGGTTATGTGGAACTGGCCCTCGAACTGCCCTGGAATAAAACCACCGAAGATCGCTTAGATCTGAAGAGGGCTCGCGAGATCCTCGATGAGGACCATTTCGACCTAGAAGATGTTAAAGAACGGATCATCGAACACCTGGCAGTGATGAAACTCAACCCCGAAGCAAAATCCCCCATCCTTTGCTTCGTGGGCCCTCCGGGAGTCGGTAAGACCTCAGTGGGACAGTCCATTGCCCGCGCCTTGGGGCGGAAATTCGAGCGCATGAGCCTTGGCGGCTTGCACGATGAAGCCGAGCTGCGGGGCCACCGCCGCACCTATATTGGCGCCATGCCCGGCCGGATCGTTCGCGCCATCCGCCGTGCCGGGTACAAAAATCCTCTCCTAATGCTGGATGAAATTGACAAATTAGGCCGGGATTTTCGCGGTGATCCGGCGGCGGCATTATTGGAGGTTCTTGATCCTGCCCAAAACGTGGAATTCCATGACAATTACTTGGACCTGCCCTTTGACCTCTCTAAGGTTTTCTTTGTCACTACCGCCAATACCTTGGATACCATCCCCCGTCCCCTGCTGGACCGAATGGAGGTCCTACGGCTACCCGGCTACAGTGACGAGGAAAAACAACATATTGCCCGCCGTTATCTGATTGGGCGGCAAATTAGAGAAGCCGGTCTCTCGGAAATCCAGCTTTCCATCCCCGATGAAACGTTGAGTTACCTTATCCGCCGCTATACCCGGGAAGCGGGGGTGCGCGAGCTAGAGCGCGTATTAGGACGGATTGCCCGCAAAGTGGCCACCCAGGTCGCTGCGGGCCAAACTCAACCCGTAACGGTCACGCCCAAGGAACTGGTTGAATTACTAGGACCAGAACGGTTCTTCGCCGAAGAGGTGCGTCAGCAACTCCCCCCAGGAGTAGCGGCGGGTCTTGCGTGGACTGAGGCCGGCGGCGATATCCTGTACGTGGAAGCGGCCCTCCTGCCGGAAGGTAAGGGGCTGACTTTGACAGGGCAGCTCGGCAATATCATGCAAGAATCGGCAAAAGCCGCACAAAGCTATCTCTGGTCCCACACCGAGGAATTTAAAATTAATCAAAAAACCGTCCGAGAATCGGGAGTTCATATTCATGTTCCGGCGGGCGCCATTCCTAAGGATGGTCCCTCGGCGGGAGTCACTATGGCCACAGCACTTACCTCTGCCTATACCCATTGGCCCGTGCGTAACGATACGGCAATGACGGGGGAAATTACCCTGAGCGGCTTAGTCCTTCCCGTGGGCGGTATTAAGGAAAAAGTGCTCGCCGCTCACCGGGGTGGCATCCGGCAGGTTATCCTTCCCAAGGAAAATGAAAAAGATCTCCGGGAACTCCCTGAACATGTCCGGCAAAGCATCCAGTTCATTCTCGCTGAACGGATCGAAGAGGTACTCACTGCCGCTATCCCGGAGTTGAACCGGTTGCATAACCGAGGAGCCGCCTAA
- a CDS encoding SDR family NAD(P)-dependent oxidoreductase, producing the protein MTCEQRLANKTAVVTGASSGIGRAIALLFARHGGQVIVNYRRSKAQAEEVVEEIIRNGGQARAIQADISKSEEIDRLVNSALETLGRIHIWVNNAGADILTGPGPQLSHREKLDQLIAVDLRGTILCCWRIAPLMKKAGGGVILNMSWDHVLHGMPDPNPEMFAAVKGGVLSFSKSLARSYAPEVRVNELAPGWIETSFAKEAMASEAYQAVVEATPLQRFGTPEDVAYAALYLVSDEASFITGQHLNINGGMVS; encoded by the coding sequence GTGACCTGCGAACAACGCCTCGCCAATAAAACTGCCGTGGTGACCGGTGCCAGTAGCGGCATCGGACGGGCGATAGCTCTCCTGTTTGCCCGCCACGGGGGGCAGGTGATTGTCAACTACCGCCGCTCCAAGGCCCAAGCTGAAGAGGTGGTCGAGGAAATTATCCGCAACGGCGGCCAAGCTAGGGCAATTCAAGCGGATATTTCCAAAAGTGAAGAGATAGATCGCTTGGTCAACTCTGCCCTGGAAACACTAGGTCGAATCCATATCTGGGTCAACAATGCGGGAGCCGATATCCTCACGGGACCAGGACCTCAGCTTAGCCACAGGGAAAAACTAGACCAGCTCATTGCCGTTGACCTGCGAGGCACTATTCTGTGTTGTTGGCGGATAGCGCCTTTAATGAAAAAAGCTGGCGGCGGGGTGATTCTCAATATGTCCTGGGACCACGTACTACATGGTATGCCCGACCCTAACCCGGAGATGTTTGCTGCGGTCAAAGGGGGGGTGTTGAGCTTTAGTAAAAGCCTCGCCCGCTCCTATGCTCCAGAAGTCCGGGTCAATGAATTGGCGCCTGGTTGGATAGAAACTTCTTTTGCCAAAGAAGCCATGGCGTCTGAGGCTTACCAAGCAGTGGTCGAAGCCACCCCCTTACAACGTTTCGGCACTCCCGAAGACGTAGCCTATGCCGCCTTATATCTTGTTTCCGACGAGGCTTCCTTTATTACGGGCCAGCATCTTAATATCAACGGCGGGATGGTCTCATGA
- a CDS encoding DUF4184 family protein yields the protein MPATIIHLGLGLQMKSVTPQYFSFPVFVFTQLAIDTEALYFLIKNESPVHRFLHTYLGATLIIVFAVLVGRPLCQWGMKLWNTLLKEKYYHWLYVTPKISWRAAAIAAAFGAYSHILMDSIMHADMQPFAPFSLVNGFWGAISDFHLHMFCIMCGGLGIIVLWLFWETREVLEIDTTETEKE from the coding sequence ATGCCAGCTACTATCATACATCTTGGCTTAGGCTTACAGATGAAATCTGTGACACCACAGTATTTCAGTTTTCCCGTGTTTGTTTTTACCCAATTAGCTATTGATACGGAGGCACTATATTTTCTTATCAAGAATGAATCACCAGTTCATCGCTTCCTCCATACCTATCTTGGCGCTACCTTGATTATTGTGTTTGCCGTTCTAGTGGGTAGACCGCTATGCCAGTGGGGAATGAAATTATGGAACACCTTGCTTAAAGAAAAATATTATCATTGGCTTTATGTTACGCCTAAAATTTCATGGAGAGCAGCAGCTATAGCCGCCGCATTTGGCGCTTATAGTCATATCCTGATGGATAGTATCATGCACGCCGACATGCAACCTTTTGCCCCATTTTCATTAGTCAATGGCTTCTGGGGGGCTATTAGCGATTTTCATCTGCATATGTTCTGTATTATGTGCGGAGGCTTAGGTATTATCGTTTTATGGTTATTCTGGGAAACCAGAGAAGTCTTAGAAATAGACACCACGGAAACAGAAAAAGAATAG
- a CDS encoding Hsp20/alpha crystallin family protein: MQVLINSEDRAYPECIWQPPADIYRIEQGWLVKLDLAGVRSEDIHLSIQGQHLIIQGLRRDWIVEAGQQYYSMEIAYNRFKRVIEFPNHLEHARITTQYRDGMLLIWLKTAPQGGV; the protein is encoded by the coding sequence ATGCAAGTATTGATTAATTCAGAAGATAGGGCCTATCCAGAATGTATTTGGCAACCCCCAGCTGATATCTACCGCATCGAACAAGGATGGCTGGTCAAGCTGGACCTTGCTGGGGTTCGCAGCGAGGACATCCACCTCAGTATCCAGGGGCAACACTTGATAATCCAGGGTTTGCGCCGAGACTGGATAGTAGAGGCCGGGCAGCAATATTACTCTATGGAAATCGCTTATAATCGCTTTAAGCGCGTCATTGAATTTCCCAACCACTTAGAGCATGCCCGTATCACCACCCAATACCGTGATGGCATGCTACTCATTTGGCTAAAAACAGCGCCTCAAGGAGGGGTGTGA
- a CDS encoding putative bifunctional diguanylate cyclase/phosphodiesterase — MKERTKVTWVEWRGPVHPRTESTAAANKNDESRKSQVMLLVESSGNRALLTQDLCQFCDLVEPSAPSLNPQSFDMAIVDMGGLRRWKVQLLDAKQREEPVFLPVILIISPSELRYPFKKFWDVIDEFIISPINRQEFTERVSMLLRTRQLALTQRSHLAYLVNYDRLTGLPNQNLFIEHLTDSVRDASILNQQVHVTVVHIPLSRTMKSLGHRGLERVASNCSTRLVVLLREEVLVARLTTEEWGLIHRPGETLNRVLEICGRIQLLADDSIPVRGEHIHLAPRIGIGVYPDDSSDANGTLDCAMAALSEAKGAIPVFYSRQIQHEALRFIRTESRLHEALNKEQFELWFQPQISFKSGIPVGVEALVRWRLPSGEYVPPNEFLTVAASTGQIQRIDRWVLEKACATMDAWRHDNLRLERVSVNVTVEDIDAPDFVEFVQKILHQYQLPPPSLELELTETALFETNTKNLKKLNLLRSDGISIAVDDFGKGYSSLNYLHKLPITTLKIDKEFVENVMNSSTSAAIVETIVWLAKKFKLETVAEGIETKDQAEFLRSLGVTTAQGFFYGRPMPESKLRKWIKDNH, encoded by the coding sequence ATGAAAGAACGCACTAAAGTGACTTGGGTGGAGTGGCGTGGACCGGTTCACCCTAGGACAGAGAGCACAGCAGCGGCTAATAAAAACGATGAGTCGAGAAAGAGCCAGGTCATGCTCTTAGTGGAGAGCAGTGGCAATAGAGCTCTATTGACCCAGGATTTATGCCAATTTTGTGACCTTGTGGAACCGAGTGCTCCCTCACTCAACCCACAATCCTTTGATATGGCCATTGTGGATATGGGAGGTTTACGGCGGTGGAAAGTGCAATTACTAGATGCAAAACAGCGCGAAGAACCCGTGTTTCTACCTGTGATACTGATAATTTCTCCCAGCGAGTTAAGATACCCTTTTAAAAAATTTTGGGATGTGATTGACGAGTTTATTATCTCTCCCATTAATCGACAAGAATTTACCGAGCGTGTCTCCATGCTCCTTAGAACTCGCCAGTTGGCGCTAACTCAGCGCTCACACCTGGCTTATCTCGTGAATTACGACCGCCTGACGGGATTACCCAATCAAAACCTGTTCATAGAACATTTAACCGATTCCGTGCGTGATGCTTCAATATTAAATCAGCAAGTGCACGTCACTGTGGTCCATATTCCGCTATCACGCACGATGAAATCGTTAGGCCATCGTGGTTTAGAGCGGGTCGCCTCCAACTGTTCAACACGCCTAGTGGTTTTGTTGCGTGAGGAAGTATTGGTAGCCCGATTAACCACAGAAGAATGGGGGTTAATTCACAGGCCCGGTGAAACATTGAACCGTGTTCTCGAAATTTGTGGGCGTATTCAGCTTCTGGCCGATGACTCTATCCCTGTCAGAGGGGAGCATATTCATTTGGCCCCGCGCATCGGTATTGGGGTTTACCCGGATGACAGTTCCGATGCAAATGGCACTCTCGACTGTGCCATGGCGGCTCTATCGGAGGCCAAGGGGGCTATCCCGGTTTTTTATTCGCGCCAGATTCAACACGAAGCATTACGATTTATCCGGACTGAATCGAGGTTGCATGAAGCCCTGAACAAAGAGCAGTTTGAGTTATGGTTCCAACCTCAGATAAGTTTTAAAAGCGGAATACCTGTTGGGGTTGAGGCATTAGTACGCTGGCGTCTCCCTAGCGGAGAATACGTACCGCCCAATGAGTTTTTGACAGTTGCTGCCTCAACGGGGCAAATCCAGAGGATTGATCGATGGGTGCTCGAAAAAGCCTGTGCCACCATGGATGCATGGCGCCATGATAATCTAAGGTTAGAACGTGTTTCAGTGAATGTGACCGTTGAAGATATTGATGCTCCAGATTTCGTAGAGTTCGTTCAAAAGATACTCCATCAATACCAACTACCGCCCCCTTCTCTGGAGCTAGAATTGACTGAAACGGCGCTTTTTGAGACCAACACTAAAAATCTCAAAAAACTCAATTTACTTCGCTCCGATGGTATCAGCATCGCTGTGGATGATTTTGGTAAGGGTTATTCATCTCTGAATTACTTACATAAACTGCCCATTACCACGTTGAAAATAGATAAAGAGTTTGTGGAAAATGTTATGAATAGCTCGACCAGTGCGGCAATTGTGGAGACCATTGTATGGCTCGCCAAAAAATTTAAATTAGAAACCGTAGCTGAAGGTATTGAAACTAAAGACCAGGCTGAGTTTCTTCGCTCACTCGGTGTCACAACAGCACAAGGTTTCTTTTATGGTCGGCCTATGCCTGAATCAAAATTGCGAAAATGGATTAAAGATAACCACTAA
- a CDS encoding DUF885 domain-containing protein, with product MRKTFAFLSGGTVVFFLTLLLFFAGTPEARAAENKTGWEAFVDNFIEGYFVANPDFAVRAGRHEFDGKLPDWSPEALAKEVKRLRSKRQRALAFDSDSLTASQRVERDYLVAWIDKDLFWLETSEWPYKNPAFYTQELDPNVYLSRPYAPLEERMRAYIAYTKAIPTAAKQIRHNLRTPLPRTYVDIGEKVFGGLAAYYEKDAPAIFSAVDNAQLQRKFRAANKQAIQAMKELQQWLQAQRANATNDFALGAPLFRALLRETERVEVPIERLEKIGRQDLERNLAALRKACGDYAPGKTIPKCIEKARAVKPERGPVEEARRQLQELKAFVMAKDLVTIPGTEQAQVEPSPPYMQWNFAYIDIPGPFDKALPSVYYVAPPDPSWSKEEQEAYIPDKADLLFVSIHEVWPGHFLQFLHSNRVASPVGKLFVGYGFAEGWAHYAEELMWEAGLGNGDPEIHIGQLLNALLRNVRYLSAIGLHAQRMTLEESEQMFREFAYQDAGTARQQAARGTFDPAYITYTLGKLMIKKLREEWTASRGGREGWRTFHDKFLSYGGPPIPLIRKEMLGSSAGSPL from the coding sequence ATGAGAAAAACTTTTGCTTTCCTTTCAGGGGGGACAGTTGTTTTCTTTTTGACTTTACTCCTGTTTTTTGCAGGCACTCCAGAGGCACGAGCGGCAGAAAATAAGACCGGCTGGGAGGCCTTTGTTGACAATTTCATTGAAGGGTATTTTGTGGCCAATCCTGACTTTGCCGTTCGTGCTGGTCGACATGAGTTTGATGGCAAACTTCCTGACTGGAGTCCAGAAGCCCTTGCCAAAGAGGTCAAGCGCCTGCGGTCGAAACGTCAACGGGCCCTTGCTTTTGATTCAGATTCCTTAACGGCAAGTCAGCGCGTTGAGCGTGATTATTTAGTTGCCTGGATTGATAAGGATCTCTTCTGGCTGGAAACCTCGGAATGGCCTTATAAAAATCCAGCATTCTATACTCAAGAGCTTGATCCCAATGTTTACCTTAGCCGCCCCTATGCTCCGCTAGAAGAGCGTATGCGGGCTTATATTGCTTACACCAAAGCAATTCCCACCGCAGCCAAACAAATTCGCCATAATCTGAGGACACCGCTGCCACGAACCTATGTGGACATTGGCGAGAAGGTATTCGGGGGTCTCGCCGCTTACTATGAAAAAGATGCGCCGGCCATTTTCAGCGCCGTTGATAACGCGCAACTGCAGAGAAAATTCCGGGCAGCCAACAAGCAAGCCATTCAAGCCATGAAGGAATTGCAACAATGGTTGCAGGCACAACGGGCCAATGCTACCAATGATTTTGCTTTAGGTGCGCCTCTTTTTCGGGCCCTGTTGCGGGAGACCGAGCGAGTGGAGGTGCCTATTGAGCGGTTAGAGAAGATAGGGCGCCAGGATCTTGAGCGCAATCTGGCCGCACTGCGGAAGGCATGTGGAGATTATGCCCCCGGCAAGACAATACCGAAATGCATTGAAAAAGCCCGGGCGGTAAAACCTGAAAGAGGTCCTGTAGAGGAGGCACGTCGCCAGCTCCAAGAACTTAAAGCCTTTGTCATGGCTAAAGATTTAGTCACGATTCCAGGCACAGAGCAAGCCCAGGTGGAGCCTTCCCCCCCTTATATGCAATGGAATTTTGCCTATATTGATATCCCTGGTCCTTTTGATAAAGCGTTGCCTTCTGTTTACTATGTGGCGCCGCCTGATCCGTCCTGGTCTAAGGAAGAACAAGAGGCCTACATTCCGGATAAGGCGGATCTATTGTTTGTCTCGATCCATGAAGTTTGGCCGGGCCATTTTTTACAGTTTTTACATTCCAACCGGGTGGCTTCCCCGGTGGGAAAACTTTTCGTGGGTTACGGTTTTGCCGAAGGTTGGGCCCACTATGCGGAGGAATTGATGTGGGAGGCTGGGCTAGGCAATGGCGATCCAGAAATTCATATCGGTCAATTGCTCAATGCCCTCTTGCGAAATGTGCGCTACCTTTCCGCCATTGGCTTGCACGCTCAAAGGATGACTTTAGAAGAATCAGAACAGATGTTTCGGGAATTTGCCTATCAGGATGCAGGCACGGCAAGGCAGCAGGCAGCGCGGGGAACGTTTGATCCGGCCTATATCACCTATACCTTGGGGAAGTTGATGATTAAGAAGTTACGGGAAGAATGGACCGCTTCCCGGGGAGGCCGCGAAGGGTGGCGGACATTTCACGACAAATTTCTTTCCTATGGTGGGCCCCCCATTCCATTAATTCGCAAAGAAATGCTGGGGAGTAGTGCAGGTTCTCCCCTCTAA
- a CDS encoding DUF2845 domain-containing protein encodes MKGYSLIFAGLFATSIHAGTSVRCGKWILESGVGTSNYTVLRKCGEPTFKDSNRWIYDTDSRKLIKILHFHGGKLEFIRDEIRP; translated from the coding sequence ATGAAAGGGTATAGCCTAATTTTTGCTGGCCTATTCGCTACCAGCATTCATGCAGGCACCAGCGTACGATGTGGGAAATGGATTCTTGAGAGCGGTGTGGGAACATCCAATTATACGGTACTGAGAAAATGTGGTGAGCCCACATTTAAGGACAGTAACCGCTGGATTTACGATACCGATTCTAGAAAGCTCATAAAAATCCTTCATTTTCACGGGGGTAAGCTAGAGTTTATTAGAGATGAGATCCGGCCTTAG
- a CDS encoding response regulator, whose amino-acid sequence MPEIFLVMRKPGNIRVLCQALEGHGYTCTGISDKKALEARFEQPLSPDLALVDVSGFGESVWSMCELLQHKDVPFIVLSAKQELGLSSQTLRYGAASILEKPIVKTSLLKLIENMAHASAR is encoded by the coding sequence ATGCCTGAAATTTTCCTCGTGATGCGCAAGCCGGGTAATATTCGGGTACTATGCCAAGCCTTAGAAGGGCATGGGTATACCTGTACGGGAATAAGCGATAAAAAAGCACTTGAAGCGCGATTTGAGCAGCCTTTATCCCCGGATTTAGCATTGGTCGATGTCTCTGGGTTTGGGGAATCGGTATGGTCCATGTGTGAATTGTTGCAGCACAAGGATGTCCCTTTTATTGTGCTCTCGGCCAAACAGGAGCTGGGCTTAAGCAGTCAAACTTTACGCTACGGTGCCGCTAGCATCTTGGAAAAGCCTATTGTAAAAACCTCCTTATTAAAACTCATTGAGAATATGGCGCATGCAAGCGCACGCTAG
- a CDS encoding class II glutamine amidotransferase has product MCQLLGMNCNVPTDICFSFEGFSQRGGATDEHRDGWGIAFFEGKGCRSFMDILPAVHSPVARLVQEYPIKSFNVIAHIRKATVGRVCLENTHPFVRELWGRYWIFAHNGDLKNFKLPSLADFCPVGETDSEKAFCLLLQQLKDRYPAGMPTLPALYQTLRTTAAEIATYGNFNFLLSNGKHLFAHASTQLSYIVRRHPFGHAHLVDKDMTVDFREVTTERDQVAVIATAPLTDNEFWTPIPSETLVAFQDGLPLISSSHT; this is encoded by the coding sequence ATGTGTCAGTTACTTGGAATGAATTGTAACGTGCCCACCGATATCTGTTTCTCTTTCGAAGGCTTTAGTCAGCGCGGTGGTGCCACTGATGAGCACCGAGACGGTTGGGGAATTGCTTTCTTCGAAGGCAAAGGTTGCCGGAGCTTTATGGATATTTTGCCCGCGGTTCACTCCCCGGTTGCCCGCTTGGTCCAGGAGTATCCTATTAAGTCTTTTAATGTCATTGCCCACATCCGTAAAGCCACAGTCGGCCGAGTTTGCTTAGAAAACACCCATCCTTTTGTCCGCGAACTGTGGGGGCGCTACTGGATCTTCGCCCATAACGGTGATTTAAAAAACTTTAAACTCCCCTCTTTAGCCGACTTTTGCCCGGTGGGGGAAACCGACAGCGAAAAAGCCTTCTGTCTTCTGCTACAGCAGCTGAAAGATCGCTATCCTGCAGGCATGCCAACCCTGCCCGCCCTGTACCAAACCCTGCGCACTACAGCCGCAGAGATCGCCACTTACGGCAATTTCAACTTTCTGCTCTCTAACGGAAAACACCTGTTCGCCCATGCCTCCACCCAATTAAGCTATATTGTTCGGCGCCATCCCTTTGGCCATGCCCATTTGGTGGATAAGGACATGACCGTTGACTTCCGGGAAGTTACTACCGAAAGAGATCAAGTCGCCGTTATCGCCACTGCGCCGCTCACAGACAACGAATTCTGGACCCCCATCCCCTCAGAAACCCTGGTCGCCTTTCAGGATGGACTCCCGCTAATTTCAAGCTCCCATACATAG
- a CDS encoding XdhC family protein: MNNVHQEILQRLVRWLAAGQHGFLVTVVKTWGSSLPPISAQLAVSSKGRSAGSLFAGWVEEDLRKRLPIESPCRPEIITYGANAEPPRNRPLPCEGTLQLVIEPVRSPDSLKQILAAIERREVVCRHLDMGSGYAETFPGQPDSQLHFNGKTLITIYSPRWRLLLIGATAPAHYLAQMALALEYEVIVCEPRPEYAHSWDLPGTELRTRVPGDIVKEFALDPCSAMVAMTHDPKLDEMALGVALESEIFYVGALGAPMSNEHSQESPAHRFEWTPVQLSRLHTPAGLPINAHTPAEIALSILAEITALRHAREHSITTSTKQALATGHDKYL, translated from the coding sequence ATGAACAACGTTCATCAGGAAATTCTACAGCGCCTTGTCCGCTGGTTGGCAGCAGGCCAGCATGGATTTCTAGTCACGGTAGTGAAAACTTGGGGCTCCTCACTCCCTCCGATAAGCGCTCAGTTAGCCGTCAGCAGCAAGGGACGCTCAGCCGGTTCCCTCTTTGCGGGCTGGGTCGAAGAGGACCTGCGTAAGCGCCTGCCTATTGAATCACCCTGTCGGCCTGAAATCATCACTTATGGGGCCAATGCCGAGCCTCCTCGCAATCGTCCCTTACCCTGCGAGGGAACCCTGCAACTGGTGATTGAACCAGTGCGCTCCCCGGACAGCTTAAAACAAATACTTGCCGCGATTGAACGCCGAGAGGTGGTCTGCCGACATCTAGATATGGGCAGTGGTTATGCGGAAACATTTCCAGGTCAACCGGACAGCCAGCTGCACTTTAACGGCAAGACCCTCATCACGATCTATAGCCCCCGTTGGCGCCTGCTGCTCATCGGCGCAACGGCCCCTGCCCATTACTTGGCCCAGATGGCCTTGGCCCTAGAGTATGAGGTAATCGTCTGCGAGCCCCGCCCCGAATATGCCCATTCTTGGGATCTCCCTGGCACAGAATTACGCACCCGCGTGCCAGGCGATATAGTAAAAGAATTCGCTCTCGACCCCTGTAGCGCTATGGTGGCCATGACTCATGACCCCAAACTGGATGAAATGGCGCTAGGGGTAGCGCTGGAATCAGAAATTTTCTATGTGGGCGCCCTCGGCGCTCCAATGAGCAATGAGCACTCCCAGGAATCACCCGCCCACCGCTTTGAGTGGACTCCGGTACAACTTTCCCGCCTTCACACTCCAGCCGGTCTGCCTATCAACGCCCACACGCCGGCTGAAATCGCGCTTTCGATCCTCGCCGAGATCACTGCCTTACGCCACGCCCGGGAGCACTCCATTACCACCTCCACTAAACAAGCTTTGGCAACAGGCCATGATAAGTACCTATGA